A stretch of the Papaver somniferum cultivar HN1 chromosome 6, ASM357369v1, whole genome shotgun sequence genome encodes the following:
- the LOC113290596 gene encoding uncharacterized protein LOC113290596, which translates to MAPFEALYSLPPPTVASYFPGSTVVHAVDTSLRSRDRTLQILKMHLQAAQARMKSYADARRTERSFEINDLVYLRLQPYRQTTTANQAYSKLFPRFYGPFRVEEKIGLVSYKLRMPPTSRMHPVFHVSALKLKLGAHDTVESHLPTTLDQFEWEPEKILDRGMFKQRNVAVTRWLIKWKNRSVEEATWEDA; encoded by the coding sequence ATGGCTCCATTTGAAGCGCTGTATAGTCTTCCTCCGCCAACTGTTGCGAGTTATTTTCCAGGCTCTACTGTTGTCCATGCTGTGGACACCTCCTTGCGATCACGAGATCGAACCTTACAGATCCTTAAGATGCATCTCCAAGCTGCTCAAGCTCGAATGAAATCCTACGCCGATGCTCGTAGGACAGAAAGAAGCTTTGAGATAAATGACTTGGTTTATCTTCGTTTACAACCCTACAGACAGACTACAACTGCAAATCAAGCGTATTCTAAGCTCTTTCCACGTTTCTATGGACCTTTTCGCGTTGAAGAGAAAATCGGACTTGTTTCTTATAAGCTGCGCATGCCTCCAACAAGCCGCATGCATCCTGTTTTTCATGTGTCAGCCTTGAAGTTGAAATTAGGAGCACATGACACAGTTGAATCCCACTTACCTACAACACTAGATCAGTTCGAATGGGAACCAGAGAAAATCTTGGATCGAGGAATGTTTAAGCAACGCAATGTTGCGGTAACTCGTTGGTTGATTAAATGGAAAAATCGTTCTGTAGAAGAGGCTACATGGGAAGATGCCTAA
- the LOC113287122 gene encoding uncharacterized protein LOC113287122, with protein MGHAEQPKQRVAFVLIDGLGDVSLPRFGNRTPLQVAKIPNLDAVASAGVNGLMDPVEAGLGCGSDTAHLSLLGYDPRVYYRGRGAFESMGAGLAMQPGDIAFKSNFATLDEDSGVVTSRRADRHFEEEGPILCAALDKLKLPTFPEYEVRVRYATEHRCGVVVKGPKLSGNISGTDPLKDNRLLLKAKPLDDTDEAKHTAAVVNELSKEMSKILIAHPLNAKRLAEGKNIANIVLLRGCGIRIEVPPFEEKHGLWPCMVAPTKIIAGLGLSLGIDILDAPGATGDYRTLLTSKATAIAKALSSPLQPSPNVFVPGEDEHEPGRANGYDFGFLHIKAIDDAGHDKASVFKVKALEAVDAAISQLARLLWQTECTGNFQYSICITGDHSTPVEYGDHSFEPVPFTICRLKDYVGAVGGESVILETSLDPFPLPKVDPAADLKQIGFDEENNNPREAICGDLVSSFHELACARGCLGRFPGGEMMGIIKTFLTLEV; from the exons ATGGGTCATGCTGAGCAGCCGAAACAAAGAGTAGCGTTTGTGCTAATTGATGGATTAGGTGATGTGTCTCTGCCGAGGTTTGGAAACCGAACTCCTCTTCAAGTTGCCAAAATTCCCAATCTGGATGCAGTTGCTTCAGCTGGAGTTAATGGCCTTATGGATCCTGTAGAAGCAGGCCTGGGTTGTGGAAGTGACACAGCTCATCTTTCTCTATTAGGTTATGACCCACGAGTCTACTATCGAGGTCGTGGAGCATTTGAGTCTATGGGTGCTGGATTAGCAATGCAGCCTGGAGATATTGCATTCAAG TCAAACTTTGCAACATTAGATGAGGATTCTGGGGTTGTTACCAGTAGAAGAGCTGACAGGCATTTCGAGGAAGAGGGACCTATCCTCTGTGCTGCGTTGGATAAACTGAAGCTACCAACTTTCCCTGAATATGAAGTTAGAGTAAG ATATGCAACAGAGCACAGATGTGGAGTAGTTGTGAAAGGGCCAAAACTGAGTGGAAATATATCTGGAACAGACCCATTAAAAGACAACCGCTTGCTTTTGAAAGCGAAGCCTCTGGATGATACTGATGAAGCAAAGCACACAGCTGCAGTTGTCAATGAACTCTCTAAGGAGATGTCAAAAATTCTGATTGCGCACCCATTGAATGCAAAACGTTTGGCTGAAGGGAAGAACATTGCCAACATTGTCCTTTTACGAGGCTGTGGTATTCGAATTGAG GTTCCACCTTTTGAAGAGAAGCATGGGTTGTGGCCATGCATGGTAGCCCCCACCAAAATTATTGCTGGGCTGGGACTATCTCTTGGTATTGATATCCTTGATGCTCCAGGAGCAACAGGAGATTATCGTACTCTCTTAACTTCTAAGGCGACAGCTATCGCTAAAGCTCTATCATCCCCACTTCAGCCTTCTCCAAATGTTTTTGTACCAGGAGAGGATGAACACGAACCAGGCCGAGCCAATGGCTATGACTTTGGCTTCCTCCACATAAAG GCAATAGATGACGCGGGCCACGACAAGGCAAGTGTGTTCAAGGTTAAGGCATTGGAAGCAGTTGATGCAGCAATAAGTCAACTGGCGAGGCTCCTCTGGCAGACAGAATGTACTGGGAATTTCCAGTACTCCATTTGCATCACCGGTGACCACTCCACTCCTGTCGAATATGGAGATCACAGTTTTGAACCGGTCCCATTCACTATTTGCCGGTTAAAAGACTATGTAGGTGCAGTGGGAGGAGAGTCTGTTATACTGGAAACCTCCCTTGATCCATTTCCTCTTCCAAAAGTCGATCCTGCCGCTGACCTGAAACAGATTGGTTTTGACGAGGAGAATAATAATCCAAGGGAAGCTATCTGCGGTGATTTGGTAAGCAGTTTTCATGAATTAGCTTGCGCTAGGGGCTGCCTTGGACGATTTCCTGGTGGTGAGATGATGGGAATCATAAAGACATTTCTTACTCTTGAAGTCTGA